A genomic segment from Triticum dicoccoides isolate Atlit2015 ecotype Zavitan chromosome 1A, WEW_v2.0, whole genome shotgun sequence encodes:
- the LOC119274700 gene encoding cytochrome c-type biogenesis protein CcmE homolog, mitochondrial-like, with translation MAFSRLLPSRRLLSALLHTPTPIPAARATGPAAATTSPFAHTLQPARFFSATRRAGPGAPRQRAADIGARARQLQSRRLWTYALTFGCAAGFVVTVLATFQDQLVFYLTPTDALARFATNPSKTRCRLGGLVLEGSVAHPSSSNSEIEFVVTDLVTDVLVRYEGALPDLFREGHSVVVEGFLKPLTDDLRRDWAGRKVSDKALEGQCFLRGTEVLAKHDEKYMPKEVGEAIERNKKQIEADAAAAAAEENAAVAVDGAKANS, from the coding sequence ATGGCCTTCTCGCGCCttctcccctcccgccgcctcctcTCCGCCCTCCTCCACACCCCGACCCCGAtccccgccgcgcgcgccaccggccCCGCCGCCGCGACCACCTCCCCGTTCGCCCACACCCTCCAGCCCGCGCGCTTCTTCTCCGCGACGAGGCGGGCCGGGCCGGGCGCCCCGCGGCAGCGCGCGGCGGACATCGGCGCGCGGGCGCGGCAGCTGCAGAGCCGGCGCCTCTGGACCTACGCGCTCACCTTCGGCTGCGCGGCCGGGTTCGTGGTCACCGTGCTCGCCACGTTCCAGGACCAGCTCGTCTTCTACCTCACCCCCACCGACGCGCTCGCGCGCTTCGCCACCAACCCCTCCAAGACCCGCTGCCGCCTCGGCGGGCTCGTCCTCGAGGGCTCCGTCGCCCAcccctcctcctccaactccgAGATCGAGTTCGTCGTCACCGACCTCGTCACCGACGTGCTCGTCCGCTACGAGGGCGCCCTGCCCGACCTCTTCCGCGAGGGCCACTCCGTCGTCGTCGAGGGGTTCCTCAAGCCGCTGACCGACGACCTCCGCCGCGACTGGGCGGGGAGAAAGGTCTCCGATAAGGCGCTGGAGGGCCAGTGCTTCTTGCGCGGCACGGAGGTGCTCGCCAAGCACGACGAGAAGTACATGCCCAAGGAGGTCGGCGAGGCCATCGAGCGCAACAAGAAGCAGATCGAGGCGgatgcggccgccgccgccgccgaggagaACGCGGCGGTTGCGGTGGATGGAGCCAAAGCAAACTCGTAA